A genomic segment from Oncorhynchus keta strain PuntledgeMale-10-30-2019 chromosome 7, Oket_V2, whole genome shotgun sequence encodes:
- the LOC127931268 gene encoding striated muscle-specific serine/threonine-protein kinase-like — protein sequence MHAGDRMMDSWGKGLQDISKPSRSQSENVLRESSPQVLPPLSPRIIKCPSTSPMPSCSGSAPHTPLTPRKTHFVPTDYQDTIPAEFEEMLRHPKLSAMSQSSTQNSLTQTPVSVNECSHKEYQPRQSPKLTRASSKIFEKMRGFEERRRSYDHEDSISGWSWAGFNYAESVDSDDGGNRLGISRGSSREDLREALKDDAAERRSNFRQKAASLEDCRPRTTQKVEEFENKFTEEPQRIKKLLGKPHMKSFSIEQLSLRARGRQPLRKIEPLPPQILQKLQERERAHQEEQKETEQPKKVVPSKSPRLHIQARQDQPSPQTHEIEGPSMSNITVSRLGEVAFAPESMQLADLSRQRPTRQVNRVSPIKGIPQRSPSPVVQRVCHMQESQDIQESPAQKSPKEESSGRKTPVEVALRKVEYKPESPLVQKKPTVVQEHPIQPPQKPPWLVISSTNIPVSPSEEKMEVELTKPAPKVIIPTIIVKEEPMEEEAPPETAKSKEVTNVKEGQTQKTWGKGRCARPMSPELDSSDDSYMSAEENPLEAPMFEFPLKDTVATAGTEVLLRVIIAGTPLPEAYICVLICVLI from the exons GAGCCAATCTGAAAATGTTTTGAGGGAATCCTCCCCACAAgtcctcccacccctctcccccagaATTATTAAATGCCCCTCCACTTCTCCAATGCCAAGCTGCTCTGGATCAGCccctcacacacccctcacacCCCGCAAGACACATTTTGTACCAACCGACTACCAAGACACAATCCCTGCTGAATTTGAGGAAATGTTAAGACATCCAAAATTATCAGCCATGTCTCAAAGCAGCACCCAGAATTCCCTTACTCAGACACCTGTCAGTGTCAACGAGTGCTCCCACAAGGAGTACCAGCCTAGGCAGTCCCCAAAACTGACCAGAGCAAGCTCCAAGATCTTTGAGAAGATGCGCGGTTTTGAAGAGCGAAGGCGAAGTTATGACCATGAAGATTCCATCTCGGGATGGTCCTGGGCCGGGTTCAACTACGCTGAGTCTGTCGACTCAGACGATGGAGGGAACCGGTTGGGCATCTCCAGAGGGAGTTCGAGGGAAGACCTACGAGAGGCTCTGAAGGATGACGCTGCCGAACGGAGGTCCAATTTCAGACAGAAGGCTGCGTCCTTAGAGGACTGCAGGCCCCGTACCACCCAGAAGGTCGAGgaatttgagaacaagttcactGAAGAGCCTCAACGAATCAAGAAGCTTCTGGGTAAACCTCACATGAAGTCCTTCTCCATCGAGCAGCTTTCGCTCAGGGCAAGAGGCAGGCAGCCTTTGAGGAAGATTGAGCCCCTCCCACCGCAAATTCTCCAGAAGCTCCAGGAAAGGGAGCGAGCCCATCAGGAGgagcagaaagagacagaacagCCTAAAAAGGTGGTGCCATCAAAATCACCACGACTGCACATACAAGCACGGCAGGACCAGCCTTCGCCCCAAACCCACGAAATTGAGGGCCCCTCCATGAgtaacataacagtcagtagattGGGAGAAGTAGCATTCGCTCCAGAATCTATGCAACTGGCTGACTTATCGAGACAGAGGCCAACAAGACAGGTAAATCGAGTCAGTCCAATCAAGGGGATCCCGCAGAGGTCTCCATCACCAGTTGTTCAGAGGGTATGTCATATGCAGGAGTCTCAGGACATCCAAGAATCTCCTGCCCAAAAGTCCCCAAAGGAAGAATCGTCAGGAAGAAAAACACCTGTAGAGGTAGCCTTAAGAAAAGTAGAGTATAAACCAGAAAGTCCATTGGTACAGAAAAAGCCTACCGTTGTACAAGAGCATCCAATACAACCTCCGCAAAAACCTCCATGGCTGGTTATCTCTTCAACAAATATTCCAGTCTCCCCATCTGAGGAAAAAATGGAAGTGGAATTAACCAAGCCAGCCCCCAAGGTAATCATACCTACCATCATTGTCAAAGAAGAGCCCATGGAAGAGGAAGCTCCTCCAGAGACTGCCAAGTCTAAAGAGGTGACCAATGTGAAAGAAGGCCAAACACAGAAGACCTGGGGGAAGGGTCGCTGCGCTAGGCCCATGTCTCCAGAGTTAG ATTCTTCAGACGACTCTTACATGTCTGCTGAAGAGAACCCCTTGGAGGCCCCTATGTTTGAGTTTCCTCTTAAGGACACTGTGGCAACTGCTGGTACTGAGGTCCTGCTGAGAGTCATCATTGCTGGCACTCCTCTCCCAGAAG CTTATATTTGTGTCCTGATCTGTGTCCTTATCTAG